In Pseudomonas asiatica, the following are encoded in one genomic region:
- a CDS encoding RNA polymerase sigma factor, with the protein MSQSRFNSVFLVQRLTLLRTLQRMVGNPNTAEDLLQETYLRVSRALGERPIEHIEPFVFQTARNLALDHLRARRVQSRMLVDDVPDEVLHSVAAPATSSEDAAHAEQLLRHLSISLNQLSERQQRIFILSRLHGATYLEIAEQLNVSPSTVQKELKLIMAICMGVADRLK; encoded by the coding sequence GTGAGTCAGTCCCGGTTCAACTCTGTCTTCCTCGTCCAGCGCCTTACCCTGCTGCGCACCCTGCAGCGCATGGTGGGCAACCCCAATACGGCCGAGGACCTGTTGCAGGAAACCTACCTGCGGGTGTCCCGCGCGCTCGGTGAGCGGCCCATCGAACACATCGAGCCGTTCGTGTTCCAGACCGCGCGCAACCTGGCCCTCGACCACCTGCGCGCACGCCGGGTGCAATCGCGCATGCTGGTCGACGACGTGCCCGACGAGGTCCTGCACAGCGTGGCCGCACCGGCCACCAGCAGCGAGGATGCGGCCCATGCCGAGCAGTTGCTCAGGCACCTGAGCATCAGCCTCAACCAGTTGAGCGAACGCCAGCAGCGCATCTTCATCCTCAGCCGCCTGCATGGCGCCACCTACCTGGAAATCGCCGAACAACTGAATGTTTCGCCCAGCACGGTACAGAAGGAACTGAAACTGATCA